One Gloeobacter morelensis MG652769 DNA window includes the following coding sequences:
- a CDS encoding VOC family protein, whose protein sequence is MQIVRALHTALLVSNLERAEYFYGTVLGLAKVERPLSFAGTWYQVADYQIHLISAEQCVDDRVDCERWGRNRHVAFAVTDVRAAKDQLLRHGHTIQMSASGRAALFTEDPDGNLIELSQM, encoded by the coding sequence GTGCAGATCGTTCGGGCTTTGCACACAGCGCTCCTAGTCAGCAACCTGGAGCGCGCCGAATATTTTTATGGAACCGTTCTGGGTCTTGCCAAAGTCGAGCGCCCATTGTCCTTTGCCGGAACCTGGTACCAGGTGGCCGACTACCAGATTCACCTGATCAGCGCCGAGCAGTGTGTCGACGACCGCGTCGACTGCGAGCGCTGGGGGCGCAACCGCCACGTGGCCTTTGCGGTGACTGATGTGCGGGCTGCCAAAGACCAATTGCTGCGACACGGCCATACAATCCAGATGAGCGCCTCGGGCCGGGCGGCGCTGTTTACTGAAGATCCCGACGGCAACCTCATCGAACTGAGCCAGATGTAA
- a CDS encoding type II toxin-antitoxin system Phd/YefM family antitoxin encodes MKPRSNGTVCWGARLAQGEQITITKQGTPVARLVPVQSVERRQTRRAIGRFKESRSGQRLNDWYGGNALTKVVDERSGHPQRFIARPGRLQQAPG; translated from the coding sequence TTGAAGCCGCGCTCCAATGGGACAGTTTGCTGGGGCGCGCGGCTGGCTCAAGGCGAGCAGATCACCATCACGAAGCAAGGCACGCCTGTTGCCCGTCTGGTTCCTGTCCAAAGCGTTGAGCGCAGGCAGACTCGACGGGCCATCGGTCGATTCAAGGAGTCGCGCTCAGGGCAAAGACTCAATGACTGGTATGGAGGGAACGCATTGACCAAGGTCGTCGATGAGCGCTCTGGTCACCCTCAGCGATTCATCGCTCGGCCGGGGAGGTTGCAGCAGGCGCCTGGGTAG
- a CDS encoding M3 family oligoendopeptidase gives MKELVDFSDIQAEVPTYEQVASEYDEIRRGLSQTDWQSAFSRWDALRRRLASWSALAYLRFSQDTANSEFKQARDYCDELSPRLTDLEVQLKRQLLGDPRRTDFEAHIGPQAFALWQADVTTFDPAIEADLVAEARLAAEYTELLATAKLEFAGEMLNLEGIDKYTQHADREVRHQAQRVKWQFFEQNAAALDRIFDDLVRLRHTMARKLGFDNYIALGYRRMQRIDYDAQDVARYRDQVAASVVPLAEQLIARQAQNLGVEQVYFWDEPVFDPKGNPAPLGDHDWMVEQARAMFNDMAAPLGEFFEVMVEHHLLDLKNRPAKAGGGFCTSFPSYGLPYIFANFNGTKHDVEVFTHEMGHAFQNWQSRKTPVYDYLWPTLESCEIHSMSLEFLTWPYMDRFFGAEAERFRTIHLAESLLFLPYGVAVDHFQQLVYAHPEATPAERRQLWLEMERRYLPWRDYGDLAYPAAGGRWQLQRHIYGSPFYYIDYTLAGCCALQFWAKAQSDYAGALADYVALCRRGGEAPFQQLVRSAGLVSPLAPGALGAVVERAREALALPTSR, from the coding sequence ATGAAAGAACTTGTCGATTTTTCAGACATTCAAGCCGAGGTGCCGACCTACGAGCAGGTGGCCTCCGAGTACGACGAAATCCGCCGAGGGCTTTCCCAGACCGACTGGCAAAGCGCGTTTAGCCGTTGGGACGCGCTCAGGCGGCGGCTCGCTTCCTGGAGCGCCCTCGCCTACCTGCGCTTCAGCCAGGACACCGCCAATTCCGAGTTCAAACAGGCCCGCGACTACTGCGACGAGCTGTCGCCCAGATTGACCGACCTGGAGGTGCAGCTGAAGCGGCAATTGCTAGGCGATCCTCGCCGGACGGACTTTGAAGCGCACATCGGCCCTCAAGCCTTCGCCCTGTGGCAGGCGGATGTCACGACCTTCGACCCGGCCATCGAAGCGGATCTGGTGGCCGAGGCGCGCCTGGCGGCCGAGTACACCGAACTGCTCGCCACAGCCAAACTCGAATTTGCCGGGGAAATGCTCAACCTCGAAGGGATCGACAAGTACACCCAGCACGCCGACCGCGAGGTGCGCCACCAAGCCCAGCGGGTGAAGTGGCAGTTTTTTGAGCAGAACGCGGCTGCCCTCGACCGCATCTTTGACGATCTGGTGCGCCTGCGCCACACCATGGCCCGCAAACTCGGGTTCGACAACTACATCGCCCTGGGTTACCGGCGCATGCAGCGCATCGATTATGACGCCCAGGACGTGGCGCGCTACCGCGATCAGGTGGCGGCGAGCGTGGTGCCTCTGGCCGAACAACTGATCGCCCGCCAGGCCCAGAATCTCGGGGTCGAGCAGGTCTACTTCTGGGACGAACCGGTCTTCGATCCGAAGGGTAATCCTGCTCCGCTCGGAGATCACGACTGGATGGTCGAGCAGGCGCGCGCGATGTTCAACGATATGGCCGCACCGCTGGGCGAATTTTTTGAGGTGATGGTCGAGCACCACCTGCTCGATCTTAAAAATCGTCCCGCCAAAGCGGGCGGCGGCTTTTGCACGAGCTTTCCGAGCTACGGGCTGCCGTATATCTTCGCCAACTTCAACGGCACCAAGCACGACGTCGAAGTGTTCACCCACGAGATGGGCCACGCCTTCCAGAACTGGCAAAGCCGCAAGACCCCTGTCTACGACTACCTGTGGCCGACCCTCGAATCGTGCGAAATCCACTCGATGAGTCTGGAATTTCTCACCTGGCCCTATATGGACCGCTTCTTCGGAGCTGAGGCCGAGCGCTTCCGCACGATCCACCTGGCCGAGTCGCTGCTGTTTTTGCCCTACGGCGTGGCGGTCGATCACTTTCAGCAGCTGGTCTATGCCCATCCGGAGGCGACCCCGGCCGAGCGCAGACAGCTGTGGCTGGAGATGGAGCGGCGCTATCTGCCCTGGCGGGACTACGGGGATCTGGCCTACCCGGCGGCGGGCGGTCGCTGGCAGTTGCAGCGGCACATCTACGGATCGCCTTTTTATTACATCGACTACACCCTGGCAGGCTGCTGCGCACTGCAGTTCTGGGCCAAGGCCCAGAGCGATTACGCAGGGGCGCTCGCCGATTACGTGGCGCTGTGCCGCCGGGGGGGTGAAGCACCCTTCCAGCAACTGGTTCGCTCGGCCGGGTTGGTCTCCCCCCTTGCCCCCGGCGCCCTCGGTGCCGTGGTTGAGCGCGCCCGCGAGGCTCTAGCGCTCCCTACCAGCCGCTAA
- a CDS encoding acetoacetate decarboxylase family protein encodes MIDQLFSGLRNLSLPDIGVPGTGTPSDPSLDVPMDDPQLVTPPWQLGGQAALELAQFPVEAVRPFVPAGLEILQTWPGYTLGTVALIAYDEAPIGPYNELVIAPALVRSGDVISQWVAAMDVDSEVSRRNGRFQWGLPKQLRTFEYTWQPGRADFAVRRAPDLPALVTASCTEALPLHTIDLPEWLSGVRDALQDLSVPLQFGGLNLITYKSGTFLRTAVHFEGGAAAVRFEMRAEAPDESPYHLLQLRQPLVGLRFERFSFNLAVPTPIV; translated from the coding sequence ATGATCGATCAGTTGTTTTCGGGACTGCGCAATCTTTCGCTGCCTGATATCGGCGTGCCGGGCACGGGCACCCCGAGCGATCCGAGCCTCGATGTGCCCATGGACGACCCCCAGTTGGTGACGCCCCCCTGGCAGTTGGGGGGACAGGCGGCGCTCGAATTGGCGCAGTTTCCGGTGGAGGCCGTGCGACCCTTCGTGCCTGCCGGGCTGGAGATTTTGCAGACCTGGCCCGGCTATACCCTGGGCACGGTCGCCTTGATCGCCTACGACGAGGCACCGATCGGCCCCTACAACGAACTGGTGATCGCCCCGGCGCTGGTACGCTCGGGCGACGTGATTTCGCAGTGGGTGGCGGCGATGGATGTCGATTCGGAAGTGTCGCGGCGCAACGGCCGCTTCCAGTGGGGTCTACCCAAGCAGCTGCGCACCTTCGAGTACACCTGGCAGCCCGGCCGGGCCGACTTCGCCGTGCGCCGCGCCCCCGACTTGCCGGCTTTGGTGACGGCCAGTTGCACCGAGGCGTTGCCCCTGCACACGATCGATCTGCCCGAATGGCTCTCCGGGGTGCGCGACGCCCTGCAGGATCTGAGCGTGCCGCTGCAGTTTGGCGGGCTGAATCTGATCACCTACAAAAGCGGCACCTTCTTGCGCACGGCCGTCCATTTTGAGGGTGGGGCGGCGGCGGTGCGCTTCGAGATGCGCGCCGAGGCCCCCGACGAGAGCCCCTACCACCTGCTGCAACTGCGCCAACCGCTGGTGGGCCTGCGCTTCGAGCGCTTCAGCTTCAACCTGGCTGTGCCGACGCCGATTGTGTGA